GTTCAAATCGGGTTATCCCTACAAGAGTTGGAGTTATTAACGATTGGATTAGTCAATGACTTATTTATTGAAATGAATAATGACCAATTCCAATATGCACAAGTCGCCAGTCAAGAAGATATGGATCGTTTTTAGGAGATGAGTCAATGTCAAGACGAATAAAGGGAATCACCATTGAATTAGGTGGCGATACAACTAAACTCCAGACTGCTTTAAAACAAGTCAACCGAGAGATTAAAGATACCCAGCGTGAATTGAAAGATGTAGAACGACTACTGAAACTCGATCCACATAATACGGAACTCTTGGCACAAAAACAAGCCTTAGTAACACAAGCAATTGATGGCACAAACGAAAAATTAGAAACGCTAAAAACAGCAAGTGAACAAGCGTATGAGGCACTTAATAAAGGGGAGATAACGAAACAACAATTTGATGCCTTGCAACGAGAAATTATTGAAACGGAACAAACCCTTAAGCACTTAGAATCGGAATTAAAAAATGTAGATTCGAGTTTTCAAGCAACATTAAAAAATGCGGGCGAAAAAATGACTCAGACAGGCGAAACAATCAAAGGAGTTGGCACTACGCTCACGAAAAATGTAACGGCTCCGATTGTTGGTATAGGTGCAGCTTCTATAGCGGCCTTTTCACAAATTGATGAAGGATATGACATCATTATAAAAAAGACCGGAGTAGCGGGGGAAGAATTTGAAGCACTCAAGAAAGTGGCAGATAATGTCTTTCGCTCTCTTCCTGTTGAAATGGTCGATGTTGGAACAGCAGTGGGCGAAATTAATACACGTTTTAAAGTAACAGATGCTGAACTTGAAAACTTAACAGTACTCTTTTTAAAATTTGCTGAAATTAATGAAACGGATGTCAATGCAACGATTGGCAATACGCATCGTTTGATGACCCAATGGGGAATTTCAACGTCAGAAACTGCAGCCATCTTAGGACTGTTAACGTCCAAAGCACAAGAAACAGGAATCAGTGTGGAACAATTAATTAATGGGTCGCAACAATATGGTTCGATTATGAAAGAAATGGGCTTAAATTTAACGCAAAGCATCGAATTGTTAGCACAATTTGAAGCAAATGGTGTGAATGCAGACCAAGCATTGATGGGATTGAAAAAAGCGGTTCAGACATATACAGCACAGGGATTATCCATGGATGAAGCGTTGAGAGCAACCATTCAATCCATTAAAGAAGCGGCATCCGAAACGGAAGCGTTAGCCATTGCCAGCCAAATATTTGGTAGTCGCGGTGCGTTAGAAATGACGAAAGGTATTCGAGAAGGGCGTATTTCTTTGGATGAACTATCCAAAAGTATGACAAATTATGGTGAAGTCGTTAATGAAACGTATGCAGGTACATATGATGGGATAGATAACTTTAAAGTAGCCATGAATAATTTAAAGAGTGTATTAGCGGAACTGGGTGCGGTTATATCTGATGTCTTAGGTCCTATTTTGTTGGTTGTTGCGAAAGCTTTAGGAACACTTGCATCGTGGTTTGGGCATCTCCCCGTACCGGTCAAACAAGTGATTGTAATGGTGGGGCTACTGGTTGCTGCTATTGGTCCGTTATTAGTAATTTTTGGAACGATTGTGGCAGCCGTTGGACAAGCGATCACAGGGTTTGCTACCTTATCAGGTGTTTTTGCTTCGGTAGGTGGGGCAATTACTGCAACCTTACCCGTTATTGTATCCATCGGTGCTCCCTTGTTGGCAATCGTTGCAGTGGTCTGGTCGGTAATTGAAGTTGGAAACTATCTGATTGCCAACTGGGAAGAAATTAAACAAGCAGCAAGCCAAACCTGGCAAGCAGTTGCGCAAAAGATACAGTCCTGGATGAATCAACTGCAACATGGGATGACTCAAACCTGGCATCGTATTAAAAATACAACGATGCAAGTGTGGCAATCGATGCAACAGTATTTAACTGGATTATGGCAGTCTATGAGTCAAACTTTATCAGCTGTATGGCAACAAATTGTACAACAAGCACAAACATTTTGGACTCAACTCTTACAAACCATTCAGTGGATAGGGCAGTCTATTTGGCAAAGCATTGAAACGGTTTGGAAGGCCATTTTATCATTCATCATTACTGTTGTTAATTCCATCGTCAATGGAGCAATCGATGGATTTGCTTCTCTGCTGAGTGGGATTCAATCCGTTATGGGTAATATTACTCAAGCGATTGCGAATGGGTTTAATCAAGCGGTGCAATTTATCTTTGATGTAATGGGGCAGGCCTATGGTTGGGGTGTTGATTTTATTCAAGGATTTGTTAATGGGATTTGGAACAGTATGAGTAGCGTTGTTCATGCAGTTAAATCGGTTGCGGATACCGTGTGGAGTTATTTACACTTTACCGTTCCAGAAGTAGGACCTTTAACGGATTATGAAACTTGGATGCCGGATTTCATGAAAGGTCTATCGAAAGGAATTGAACAGAGCCGCCATTTAGTGAGACAATCCGTTGAAAATGTTGCCAATGACATGATCATGCGACCAGCAGAGTCTGTTTCGCCACATTATTCCGTAGATGTTTCTGCGATAACTCAAGCAATTCAAGGTATCGCCGTGGAATCTCCTTCGCCTTCTTTTGAATCGATTAAGGATATTGTTATTCCTGTTTATGTCGGCGGAACATTATTAGACGAAGTGATTGTTAATGCACAAATGCGCCAAGCCATACGGTCAGGAGGTCGATCATAATGTCATATCTTACGATAAACAATCATGTACTTCCACTTCCTGATCAGTATCGGATTTCGTTAACGGATATTGAATCGAAGAGTAGTGGCCAAACTGAAGGTGGTACTTACCAGCGAGATGTGATTCGTCTGGGTAGAGTATCCATCGATGTTTCATTTACATTAACACGAGAAACGAATGTAAAGCTCACGGGATTATTGAATCGGTCAAAAGTGCTTTGTCAATATTTAGACCCTAAAACCAATCACTTAACGCAATCGGAAATGATGATGTCAAACTATGACGCTACGATGATAAAAAATCGACAAGGACAAGGATTATGGCAAGTCTCGTTTACATTAACGGAGTTATAAAAGGAGGAGCGACATGTATCCTGTGAGCGAAATGTTTCAAGTAGCGATTGATGATAATGCGAGAGAATACTATTGGAGTGGGATCATCACCTCTAAATTTGGGAAGCCGTATCCTTTTCACTCGAATGATATTGTACAAGGTACGGGTTATATTCAACAGGCAAACTCCGGTGATTTAGAGTTGGGAATTGGCTCAGTCTATGCGGCCGAATGTGGGGTGTCCCTTTATGTAAAACCACCAAACTTTATCCCGCCATTGCATCAAGCGACCATTGAATTCTTTTTTCATCTAAAAGTAGCAACTGGTCAGTATGAAACGATCCCAATGGGCCAATTTGATATTTCAGAAGTCAATCGACGTCAACGAGTCGTGGAAATCAAAGGGTTTGATGCCATGATACGTTTTGATAAACGGATGACGATAAAGGATACATTTGGTGAACCCTTTGACTTATTACACACCATTTGTGAAAAGTGTCAAGTGCCGTTTGGCATGACAAAAGAAGAAGTGGAACGATTGCCTAATGGTAAACGATTGTTGAGTTTATACGCAGAAAATGATGTCGAAACGTACCGAGATTATTTGCATTATCTAACGCAATGCTTAGCTGGTTTTGCGACAATTAACCGACAGGGAAAACTTGTTATCAAGCATAACGGTACACAGTCAGTAGCAAGACTGGATTCTTCGAAACGATTTGATACCAGTGTGTCGGATTATCGAACTCATTACACAGGAGTTTCATCTACGAACTTGAAGACGAAGTTTTCTGAATATTATTCGATTGAAAAGGATGTCGGGTCCACGTTGAATTTGGGCATTAACCCTTTAATGCAATTAGGGCTAAAAGAACAACGACGAATTATGTGTGAGGCCATTTTATCGGTCGTATCACAGTATGAATTTGTTCCTATTGATACCACGATTATTGGCAATCCTGCTTATGAAGTGGGAGATGCCTTTGAGTTTCATTTTGAAAACAAGTGGTATCACAGTTTAATGACGGAAGTTTACTATCCCATTCATGGTCGAATGCGTATTCGTTGTGTGGGTAAAAATCCTCTTTATTCTTCTGCAAAATCAAAACATGATAAAAATATTATTGGTTTATTATCGCAAATCGAAGCTGAAAAAATTATGGTTTATTCTTTCTATAATGCATCAGAATATCCTTTATCTGTTGCCCGCATCCCGATTATCGATATTGATTTTGCGAGTGTAAGAGAAACCGATGCACAGTTTCATGCGACCATTTTATTAAACGCAGAAGAATCCTTTATTCCAGGGACACACATTCAATTAACGTATTCAATCGATGGGATTGAAGAAACAAAGCACGTACCGATGATGACACTTCAACCAGGTGCAAATGTATTGACTGTCTATTATCCATTGAGCGGATTGATTGAGAATCGAGTATATCGCTTTAAAGTGGTTGCTGAATTGAACAAAACTAGCAGCGTTAATATACCTGCCGATGGGATTGTCGCTTCTATTTCAGGTCAAGGATTAGCTGCAGAAAAAGGATGGGACGGTCGTATTGAATTATCCGACACATTTATTCGAAAACGGAAAAAAGGG
The genomic region above belongs to Aerococcaceae bacterium zg-1292 and contains:
- a CDS encoding phage tail tape measure protein — its product is MSRRIKGITIELGGDTTKLQTALKQVNREIKDTQRELKDVERLLKLDPHNTELLAQKQALVTQAIDGTNEKLETLKTASEQAYEALNKGEITKQQFDALQREIIETEQTLKHLESELKNVDSSFQATLKNAGEKMTQTGETIKGVGTTLTKNVTAPIVGIGAASIAAFSQIDEGYDIIIKKTGVAGEEFEALKKVADNVFRSLPVEMVDVGTAVGEINTRFKVTDAELENLTVLFLKFAEINETDVNATIGNTHRLMTQWGISTSETAAILGLLTSKAQETGISVEQLINGSQQYGSIMKEMGLNLTQSIELLAQFEANGVNADQALMGLKKAVQTYTAQGLSMDEALRATIQSIKEAASETEALAIASQIFGSRGALEMTKGIREGRISLDELSKSMTNYGEVVNETYAGTYDGIDNFKVAMNNLKSVLAELGAVISDVLGPILLVVAKALGTLASWFGHLPVPVKQVIVMVGLLVAAIGPLLVIFGTIVAAVGQAITGFATLSGVFASVGGAITATLPVIVSIGAPLLAIVAVVWSVIEVGNYLIANWEEIKQAASQTWQAVAQKIQSWMNQLQHGMTQTWHRIKNTTMQVWQSMQQYLTGLWQSMSQTLSAVWQQIVQQAQTFWTQLLQTIQWIGQSIWQSIETVWKAILSFIITVVNSIVNGAIDGFASLLSGIQSVMGNITQAIANGFNQAVQFIFDVMGQAYGWGVDFIQGFVNGIWNSMSSVVHAVKSVADTVWSYLHFTVPEVGPLTDYETWMPDFMKGLSKGIEQSRHLVRQSVENVANDMIMRPAESVSPHYSVDVSAITQAIQGIAVESPSPSFESIKDIVIPVYVGGTLLDEVIVNAQMRQAIRSGGRS